The Scyliorhinus canicula chromosome 13, sScyCan1.1, whole genome shotgun sequence genome contains a region encoding:
- the sft2d3 gene encoding vesicle transport protein SFT2C has protein sequence MTDLNRQLQEYLSQSRGGQTRDGGDSEPLLAPDGDSPAPIRAVSGWMSRMSPFSGRNNKTVPSQGSGPQSGGFWSTDPDPCLSVLSRRQRLTAFGLCLAMGLLCFSLSAVYAPFILLKARKFALLFTLGSLFVLAGLALLRGPWNQVRQLLSRDQLPFTAAYLGSLFATLYSALALQSTALTAVAATFQLLTLAGYVVSSIPGGTTGLRFISSLFTSAFKRTVSKTLPV, from the coding sequence ATGACCGATCTGAACCGACAACTGCAGGAGTATCTGTCGCAGTCACGAGGCGGGCAGACTAGGGATGGGGGTGACAGTGAGCCACTCCTCGCTCCAGACGGCGACTCCCCCGCTCCCATCCGGGCTGTGTCTGGCTGGATGAGCCGGATGAGTCCATTCTCCGGGCGGAACAACAAGACGGTACCGAGCCAGGGCTCCGGCCCCCAGTCGGGGGGCTTCTGGTCAACGGATccggacccctgcctgtctgtcctgtcccGCCGCCAGCGGCTGACAGCTTTTGGTTTGTGCCTGGCAATGGGGCTGCTGTGCTTCAGCCTGTCGGCCGTCTACGCCCCCTTCATACTGCTGAAGGCCCGCAAGTTCGCCTTGCTCTTCACACTGGGCAGCCTCTTCGTGCTGGCCGGCCTGGCTCTGCTCCGTGGGCCCTGGAACCAAGTTCGCCAGCTTCTCTCCCGTGACCAGTTGCCCTTCACCGCTGCCTACCTGGGCTCCCTCTTTGCCACCTTGTACAGCGCCCTGGCGCTGCAGAGCACAGCCCTGACTGCCGTGGCTGCCACCTTCCAGCTCCTTACCTTGGCTGGCTACGTGGTCAGCTCCATTCCCGGGGGCACAACCGGGCTCCGCTTCATCAGCAGCCTCTTCACCTCAGCCTTCAAGCGCACTGTCAGCAAGACCCTGCCTGTGTGA